The Antedon mediterranea chromosome 7, ecAntMedi1.1, whole genome shotgun sequence genome has a segment encoding these proteins:
- the LOC140054271 gene encoding phosducin-like protein 3, which yields MADVVPTSAKKAEEILEDETLAEEKLLDELENEELPSYIREARLSELKEQVQQFQNLKEKDYGKYSEIVKEKDILEVTTNERHVVIHFYHEDFRRCAIFDKHLKTLSEKHFQTKFCKVDVNKAKFFVGKLKVQVLPTVICFRDGIVIDRLVGFEDLGNTDDFTTELLERRIAKSGVIQLGDVQPVENKSIFGFARRSKTSDSSDEEDY from the exons ATGGCAGACGTTGTACCGACTTCAGCGAAAAAGGCAGAAGAAATACTTGAAGACGAAACATTAGCAGAAGAG AAATTACTAGATGAACTGGAGAATGAAGAGCTCCCAAGTTATATAAGAGAAGCAAGGTTGTCTGAATTAAAAGAACAAGTGCAACAATTTCAGAACCTCAAAGAAAAAGACTATGGAAAGTATAG tgaaaTAGTAAAAGAGAAAGATATATTAGAAGTTACCACCAACGAGAGGCATGTGGTAATCCACTTCTATCATGAAGATTTCCGTCGATGTGCAATTTTTGATAAACATCTTAAG acTTTATCTGAAAAGCATTTCCAGACCAAATTTTGCAAAGTTGATGTTAACAAAGCAAAGTTTTTTGTAGGGAAACTGAAGGTCCAAGTTTTACCTACTGTAATATGCTTTCGAGATGGCATAGTTATTGACCG attAGTAGGGTTTGAAGATTTAGGAAACACTGATGACTTTACAACAGAACTACTAGAAAGAAGAATAGCTAAATCAG gtGTAATTCAACTTGGTGATGTTCAACCAGTAGAAAATAAGAGCATTTTTGGCTTTGCAAGAAGATCAAAAACCAGCGACAGTAGTGATGAAGAGGATTATTGA
- the LOC140054156 gene encoding tetraspanin-18-like, protein MEGCGLSCMKYLLFVFNFIIWLGGLGMLALGLILYFGIEDWVPIEDLAMLLDNDLLRSSSYILIAAGGLVFLLAFCGCCGAIMESKCLLVFYFMILLIVFCGQLGAGILASIYSNEVEDAINDELKDAFKETYGNDTDLTTAWRTAEYILDCCGYEGYEDYAKPTTADVYSLYQFYDKKNGFDVFPESCCVGATDEEGSAPNPEECKVNGFNSVGCRVEIENLIDDYIVFIGAGAIGVACVELFCMLFAICLCRNAGESD, encoded by the exons ATGGAAGGCTGTGGTTTAAGTTGTATGAAGTATTTATTGTTCGtgtttaatttcataatatGG CTTGGAGGTCTTGGCATGCTTGCTCTTGGTCtcattttatattttggaattGAAGATTGGGTTCCCATTGAAGATCTAGCTATGCTGTTGGACAATGATCTTCTCAGAAGCAGTTCGTACATCCTCATTGCAGCTGGTGGCCTTGTCTTTCTTCTTGCTTTCTGTGGGTGTTGTGGAGCCATCATGGAAAGCAAATGCTTACTTGTTTTC TATTTCATGATATTGCTCATTGTGTTCTGCGGACAATTGGGAGCTGGCATCCTTGCATCTATCTATTCAAACGAAGTTGAGGATGCTATTAATGACGAACTTAAGGATGCATTCAAGGAAACATACGGAAACGATACTGATTTAACTACAGCATGGCGAACAGCAGAATATATA TTGGATTGCTGTGGATATGAAGGATATGAAGATTATGCAAAGCCAACGACAGCTGATGTTTATTCATTATACCAATTTTATGACAAGAAAAATGGTTTCGATGTTTTCCCTGAAAGTTGTTGTGTTGGGGCTACAGATGAGGAAGGCTCTGCTCCCAATCCAGAAGAATGCAAAGTTAACGGTTTTAATTCAGTt GGTTGCCGAGTGGAAATAGAAAACTTAATTGATGATTACATTGTGTTTATTGGCGCTGGCGCAATTGGGGTTGCATGTGT